The genome window ggtcagagccccatacatgctgcttctatgatgagctgcatgcaattctggggtgggggggacaccctaccactaccccaccactgtctgtggacacctgcaaggggggagtctcacgcaaaaGGGATGAGGATtctgtggatgaggaagatgaggaggaggaagaggagattgAGGATtgcgcacagcaggcaagtggagaatcccttctccccggcagccaggaactcttcttcaccctggagccaatacactgccaaggtgggctcccggaccaGACACCTCTaatgagtgtacctttgtaaatataatacaggatttaaaagcaagtgtgtttaatgagtaatttgccctgaagacttgggatgcattcgcagccagtatagctactggaaaagtctgttaacgtgtctggggatggagcgggaatccttcagggacatctccatgaagctctcctggaggtactctaaaagcctttgcagaaggtttccgGGGAGGGCaaccttattccatcctccatggtaggacactttaccacgccaaggggacattcagaggtgcctgttcctgctgggctctctgccttcagctgaaaagaaatcatccccactgttagccacgcggctgggggaggcccgttcatgctgagctgtgcgcgtttggctgacagggatcttgCCTGATACTAGCCACGTGGTGGCGGGGTGGGGTGAAGCGATCggcccagagaattgggtggaaGGGGGGtttgggttgtgctgcacattcaccctaaaactgcagccccttccttttaaatggccaacccaaccgTATggtttgcttggtatgggaaagaagggcgctgctgtttgaatcCATTCCCACAGTATGAAGGCTGAAGAAGCCGAATCCCTTTGCCTTTCCacggctgcctgcaagccgaattctgttgcccagccgagcGTGtatgatgtctcacaccaaactggcaggcactcaatataagaggcaaagtgcaaccttgtaccaaaagcacatgtatTATGTAATGTGAATAGCCTGATTCAGTgagaaatagtcttccctttgttctctaaaatgtatcttttaaaatactactctccctttttttcctcccacagctgcaaatgtttctatgctccccctatcatctctgtcccagaggctagcacagattagaaggtgaaaaaaaacacacttgcaaTTAAATGTTCTCAGAggtcatgcagtcctcccgcactgaaagagctcagcaaaatgtgtggaggcaaacaatggcagagtccaggaaagagTTAAATGAACAAGATGAGAGGAGAGAggagcatgatgagaggaggcaggatgcaatgctgaggctaatgggggagcaaactgacatgctcaggtgtctggtggagctgcaggaaaggcagcaggagcacagactgccgctgcagcccctgtataaccgcctgccctcctccccaagttccatatcctcctcactcagacacccaagaacgtggggggaaggaggctacaggcacccagccactccaccccaaaggattgcccaagcaacagaaggctggcatgcAATACGTTTTGAACTGtcatgtggccttgtccttccctcctcccctcatccgccaccccacccagtgcttccctccccccacatccctcccaggctaccttgagagttttccccctatttgtgtgatgaattaataaagaatgcatgattttgaaacaataatgactttattgcctctgaaagcggtgatcgaaggggggaggttggttggcttacagggaagtagagtcaaccaagggggcgggttttcatcaaggagaaacaaacagaactgtcacaccatagcttggccagtcatgaaactggatttcaaagcttctctgatgcacagggcgcccagctgtgctcttctaatcaccctggtgtctggctgcgcgtaatcggtctccaggcaatttgcctcaacctcccaccccatcataaacatctcccccttactctcacagatattgtggagcacacagcaagcagcaataacaaggggatgttggttgtgctgaggtctgacctagtcagcaaacagcgccagtgagcttttaaacgtccaaatgcacattctaccaccattctgcacttgctcagcctgtagttgaactgctccttactactgtccaggctgcctgtgtatggcttcatgagccatggcattaaggggtaggctgggtcccctagGATAACTattagcatttcaacatccccagtggtaattttctggtctgggaagtaagttccttcctgcagctgttcaaaacagaccagagttcctgaagatgcaagcatcatgcatctttcccggccatcccacattgatgttggtgaaacgtcccttgtgatccaccagtgctcgcagcaccattgaaaagtaacccttgtggtttacgtactggctgccaaggtggtccggtcccaagatagggatatgcttTGCGTCTATTGCCCCactacagttagggaaccccactgcagcaaagccatccactatgacctgcacatttcccaaagacattacccttgatagcagcagctcagtaactgcattggctacttgaatcacagcagccccccacagtagatttatccactccaaattgattcccaactgaccggtagctgtctggggTTGCAACTGTGatggctgctctcatcttggtattcttgagcttcagggcaggggaaagcaagtcacaaagttccatgaaagtgcccttatgcatgcgaaagtttcgcagccactgggaatcatcccagacctgcaacactatgcgatcccaccagtctgtgcttgtttcccgggcccagaatggGCGTTCCAAGGCAGGAACCATGATGTCCAAATCGCCAGGGCCCATGCTtcgagagaagtctgtgtccatgtcttcatCCCTATCATGATCGCGCtgtcgtcgcctcctcgcctgttttgcaggttctgcacatactgcaggataatgcatgaggtgatgttgctttcacagagggaggggcaactgatgacatgtacccaaaaccacccgtgacaatgtttttgccccatcaggcattgggagctcaacccagaattccaatgggcagtggagactgcgggaactgtgggatagctattcacagtgcaacgctccaaaattcgacgctagccacggtactgtggacgcactctgccgacttaatgcacttagtggggacacatacaattgactgtataaaatcgcttcctaaaaatagacttctataaattcgatctaatttcgtagtgtagacattcccttacAGAATTTCTTGTTTTTTGAAATTTAAGAACCACTGCAATTATCAGATGAGCAAACTAGAGTGAACTTGGTATGTTCTTGGGACATACACGAAGGGGTTGGAGGGAGGGCGGAAATCACACCTTTACTAGGGTGCAGAAGTAGCAAATCCTTCAGTGACCTTTTATGCTTTTATATTACTCATATCAACAGATCAGCACCCCTGGGCTGCAGTATTCATTGAAATCCAGGAATGGATCCACCTGGCTACACTTTCAGTTCAAGAAGCTAAAAAGATGACAACATAGGCTACAGAAGTAAGAGGACACTGAAGGAATTTAAACAGTGCGCTTGGAGAAGCCTGAGATGGGGACAGGCAGAAAATAGTGACACAAAGTAAGCTTTTTCAGATTCAGACTTACCATATTACTTACCACTTTTGGTTTTCTGAATTATGGTAATAAAAAGTAGTATGAAACTACCCTTTGTTCCAGTATTACTTTTCTTTTGGAAAACATGACAAATTAGACATCAATTCTCATTGTGGAGTGGTGGTAGGATTGTGCTAATGCTACTATAGGAATCAAAAGGTATTTCAGCATTTTCATCCACTGCATTATATTACATCCAGTTGCATTATATCAATTCTGGAAATATTTATCACTGAAATATGTACAGATATACAGGGTGAGGCTTCTATTTCTACATTTCCTTTTATCTGGTCACATTTGTCTTCCCACATGGGATGGGATGCACATTTTTGGCTTCCATATAAGCAACAAACTGAGTTGCTTACTGAAtctataaatatttctttttcctgAAAAGAGATAGTTAAAAGTCAATATCAAATATCAAAACCAGGTATCCTCCAGGAGTACTGTTTGCAGGATTTGACCTTTGGTTGGCTTTAAGGTTGTTACTTGTTAaaagttttatttctttattataatGGCAATAGAGAACATACTTCAGATTTTATGATAAAGTGTGGctgttcaatgatgagacagaacacaggtttatccaagcaagcaagctggttagctgaaaagggctgccccctgtcagctttccaccttcccttttattatatttctcccccctgcgcattacctacttccaccgcgaaaagacacaacaaaggaatacatgactttgattaatattcttattttccagcctctatctactacaatcctaattctcaggccttgaggccaggccaaggaagcttcccacgattactgtcctttaattaacttcccagggttcatatctggtcctcgtccttggatggagcaatgtgttgctcctacacaacggtcagggtgtgccctgactgtttccaggtggatggactaaacatgaacccttcatccccccgttttttgtttaattatactcggccatctcatggtagccgtcaatttgcttttgcaagcaatttaactcccagacagacaaggacataactcggggagcttgccagggcgaatctctacaaagccttagcaaagagggaatacattgtacacagcagcagcaagaaataagcccaatgatcacaaacacagcataaccgaaaagttgtcgcagccatcctagagacggcagccaacctgtaagccaattccaaaagccctcaaaccccacatcttgacgtatgtgtgcTGTAAGATTGGCCAATTCGGCCAGTCtagattctatggaacgactattatcagttaaattaaaacaacacatatgccgaaacgtggaacagcctaggtgatgttttaagagcagaaaatcaatggctgctctgttatccaaaattgcatcccttaattcgtgttgctctgcattaagtagggcaattgccttggatgttgtattaattgccttcgctgcaaagcacgccagggcatttaggattctggctgtataagtggcaagcccggggaccccaacaatggaggccgctaaagcagtatactcagcACAACTAAAAAGCTtaacatctgcaacacaattatctgaaagaggtacacttcttttactgtgcttttggctggcaaaaggcaatataagcgtcattctactaagacagcaaagggtgccatcacttaaatttgcaggaatataactaaaggtgcgtgagccacaggtaaaaaaccaccctgatggtaggatgatatggccataattgtatgaaacattcacagcgcgggaacaatttaagaggggttgaggaatttgccgacagcccaagggcacccttgtactagtgcagttaaccacacgcgcacaggtgacattgttggccccggccgggtacggtgtgtggagggatatagccgtgtgaggcaaggtatagttggccgggccccaattagccatgccagagtactgggaagagagattcgcgtaagcagcgagcattgtctcattccctatttcgtcagggtgatgacatactggtataaggcatgtacctaacaattctccggctgctacagaatcagacaaacaaaagtgggtaacatttgctattgaagccaatctttcccatgtgttatatgtcattcgggcccgtaacgggggaagcgctcccgagccaacccctacaggaaatagcaggcacaaaaggcatacaatcagcacagaattagcagtgatttgggcgagaatctccacaaacaaagtctcaggagtctctggctgttgatttgctgccagtcttcgttgagccgccgcgaccaatgcttttactgctccccatgtcacgggctggcttgggacgctacgcctcttccgtttccgtcccgccgttgtcgacccgggaggcaccacgttctcctccaaggtcagctgaaactccggtatggggttcgacagcccctggcgccacgccatgctgtttcagtgccggtcgcacacaccgggctggaacccacaacggtcctgcagggagagacacagcagcatatccccgaccccaagtgattagaggtactgggcccagccactgcggatcgggcagctgacggtaaaagacacgcggtctttccagtacctcagatttgtgaaaatggcgatccgcgggggtctgctgatctgcgttcagcgttaaattatttaaagtaaacaaaaggatatgcatttgttgttgaatgtctcctaaggttcggagacgcagctccccttgttttaattgtttatcaagcaaggttttgagcgtgcgattggcacgttcaacaatggcttggcccgtggaattataagggatcccgtgtttaagacggacgttccatcgggcgcaaaaagtggagagggctgtggagcagtaagctggggcattatccgttttaatttggcttgggcgacccataacagaaaaacaggctagcaaatggtgaataactttagcagtggcttccc of Natator depressus isolate rNatDep1 chromosome 4, rNatDep2.hap1, whole genome shotgun sequence contains these proteins:
- the GPM6A gene encoding neuronal membrane glycoprotein M6-a isoform X1, whose protein sequence is MAWRQGLSNPIPEFQLTLEENVVPPGSTTAGRKRKRRSVPSQPVTWGAVKALVAAAQRRLAANQQPETPETLFVEILAQITANSVLIVCLLCLLFPVGVGSGALPPLRARMTYNTWERLASIANVTHFCLSDSVAAGELLGTCLIPVCHHPDEIGNETMLAAYANLSSQYSGMANWGPANYTLPHTAISLHTPYPAGANNVTCARVVNCTSTRVPLGCRQIPQPLLNCSRAVNVSYNYGHIILPSGWFFTCGSRTFSYIPANLSDGTLCCLSRMTLILPFASQKHSKRSVPLSDNCVADVKLFSCAEYTALAASIVGVPGLATYTARILNALACFAAKAINTTSKAIALLNAEQHELRDAILDNRAAIDFLLLKHHLGCSTFRHMCCFNLTDNSRSIESRLAELANLTAHIRQDVGFEGFWNWLTGWLPSLGWLRQLFGYAVFVIIGLISCCCCVQCIPSLLRLCRDSPWQAPRVMSLSVWELNCLQKQIDGYHEMAEYN